CACCCCGGGCCGGCCGCTGCCGCTGGGCCGCGTCGTGGACCCGCTCCCGGCGACGGACGACTGGCCCATGGAGCATCGCAGCCGCAACAACCGCCTGCTGGCCGCCGCCCTGGCGCGCCTCGAGGCGCCGCTGCGCCGAGTGCTCGCCGCCCATGACCCAGCCCGCATCGGGGTGGTGATCGGCACCAGCACCTCCGGCATCGCCGAAACCGAGGCCGCCCTGGCCCGGGCGGGCAAGGGGCCGCTGCCCGACAGCTTCCGCTATGCCCGGCAGGAGCTGGGCTCGCCGGCACGCTTCGTCGCCGACCGGCTGGGCCTGGCCGGACCGGCTTATGCCCTGTCCACCGCCTGCAGCTCCGGGGCCCGGGCCCTGGCCAGTGCCCGTCGGCTGCTGCTCGCCGGCGAGTGCGACGCGGTGATCGCCGGAGGCGCCGACAGCCTGTGCCGGCTCACCGTCAACGGCTTCGCCAGCCTCGAGGCCGTCAGCGACCGGCCCTGCGAGCCCTTCTCGCGCCACCGCGACGGCATCCACCTGGGGGAGGCGGCGGCCCTGTTCGTGGTCGAGGCCGCCACGGGCGGCATCCAGCTCGAGGGCAGCGGGGAGAGCGCCGACGCCTACCATGTCTCGGCGCCGCGGCCCGACGGTGGCGGCGCCCTGGCGGCCATGCGCGAGGCGCTGGCCCAGGCCGGGCGGCGCCCCGAGGAGGTCGACTACCTCAACCTCCACGGCACCGGGACCCCGCATAACGACCGCATGGAGGCGGCGGCCATCGCCGCGCTGTTCCCCCACCCGCCGGCCTGTAGCTCGACCAAGGCCCTCACCGGCCATACCCTGGGCGCCGCCGGCGCCCTGGAGGCGGCCTTCTGCTGGCTGGCCCTCGACGCCGGCTTCCTGCCGCGCCACGTCTACGACGGCCACTACGATGCCGACCTGCCCGCGCTGCCGCTGGTGACCAGCGCCGGCGCCGCCGGGCCACGCCTGGCCCTGAGCAATTCGTTCGCCTTCGGCGGCAACAACGCCGCCCTGCTGCTGGGACGCCACGACTGACATGCCCGACCTCCCCGACTTGCCCTGCCCCATCGCGCCCTTCGTGCCCCACCGCCAGGGCATGTGCCTGCTCGAGCGGCTGGTGGCGCTGGACGATGGTTTCCTCGCCGCCGAGGCTTGCCCCGGGCCCGACGATCCCTTCGCCACGCCCCGGGGCATCCCCGGCTGGGTGGGCCTCGAGTGGCTGGCCCAGGCCGTCGCGGCCTGGGCCGGCGTCGAGGCGGCGCGCCGCGGCGAGGCCCCGGCGGTCGGCTTTCTGGTCGGCAGCCGTCGCTATGCCTGCCCGGCCGGCCACTTCGCCCTGGAGTGCCGGGTCAGGGTCGAGGTGGCCCTCGACTTCCGCGCCGACAATGGCCTCGCCGAGTTCCACGGCCGCGTGCTGGACCCGGCCGGGGAGCCGCTGGCCGAGGGGCGGCTGCAGGTCTTCGAACCCCATCGACGCGGGTCGCGCCCCGCCCCTGACGAGGCACCATGAACGACAGCATCCTGATTACCGGCTCCAGCCGCGGCATCGGCCGCGCCATCGCCCTGCGCCTGGCTCGCGACGGCTTCGACGTGGTGGTGCACGCCCGCCGCCCCTCGGCCGACGCCGAGGCCGTGGTGGCGCAGGTGCGCCGGGCGGGCGGCCGGGCCCGCCTGCTGTGCTTCGATGTCGCCGACCGCGAGACCGCGCGCCGCGTCCTGGAGGACGACGTCGCGGCCCACGGCGCCTACTACGGCCTGGTGTGCAACGCCGGGATCGCCGCCGACGCCACCTTCGCGGCCATGACCGACGAGGCCTGGGACAGCGTTCTGCACACCCACCTCGACGGCTTCCACAACGTGGTCAAGCCGCTGGTCCTGCCGCTGGTGCGGCGCCGGGCCCCGGGCCGGATCGTGGTGATGTCGTCGGTTTCGGGGCTGATGGGCAACCGTGGCCAGGTCAACTACAGCGCCGCCAAGGCCGGCCTGATCGGCGCGGCCAAGGCCCTGGCCGTGGAACTGGCCAGCCGCGGGATCACCGTGAACTGCGTGGCGCCCGGGCTGATCGACACCGGCATGGCCGAGGAGCGGCTGGATGCGGCGACCCTCGGCCAGATTCCCATGCGCCGGGCCGGCAGCCCCGACGAGGTCGCCGCCCTGGTGAGCTTCCTGTGCTCCGGCGAGGCGGGCTACATCACCCGCCAGGTGTTCGCCGTGAACGGCGGCCTGTGCTGAGTCCCCGCGAGGCGCCGACGCTGCACCTGGTGATAGCGCGGGTGTCTCCCGGCCGGGACCGCGACGCGCCCTCGCGGCGAGGGCGCGAGCTGCTCAGCCGCCTGGCACGGCGCCGCGGCCTGGACTGCCCGGTGCACGGCTGGTCGCCCCGGGGCTCGGGGCCGCCATGCCACCCCGCCCTGCCGACCGGCCTTCACGCGGCCCTGAGCCATCGCGACGACCGGGTCGTGGCGGGGCTCGCCGACTGTCCCGTCGGCCTCGACCTGGAGCATGCCCGGACCCGCCATGCCAGGCGCCTGGCGGCGCTGGTCGCCCGACTGCCCGAGCCCGAGGTGCGTCGGGCCATCCTCGCCGCCGAGGATCCGCCGGCGGCCTTCTACCGGGCCTGGACCCTCCACGAGGCACTCTTCAAGCTGGCGAGTCTCGCCGAGCGGCCGCCGGCCGCGGTGCTCGCCACTCGCCTGGAGACACTGACCGCCGAACAGGGGCCCCGCGCCTGGCAATGGCAGGACGACGACTGGACCCTGAGCCTCTGCACCCATGCCACGGATCTGCGGATAGTCGCACCAGCGGCGCTGTCGCTGACGCCTCTGACGGCGGCTAGCCTCATCTGATCCCCCGGCTTGCCAAGGGGCCGGCTAGCTAGCCGCCCTTTACCAAGGCCGTGACGGTGATCTCCACCCGGAGCTCGTCGGCGGGCATCGGCGCACAGACGCAGGTGCGTGCCGGGGCATGGTCTTCCGGCACCCAGGCATCCCAGACGGCGTTCATGGCCGCGAAGTCGTGGCCTTCCTTGAGGTAGAGGGTGGCGGTGAGCAGGTGCTCGCGATCCGAGCCGATCTCCTCGAGCAGGGCGTCGAGCCGGGCCAGCATGCTCTCGGTCTGCTCGGTGATGTCGCCCTGACGGGCCTCGGGGCCGGCGACCTGGCCGCACAGGTAGGCCACGCCGTTGTGGATCACGGCGCGGCTCATGCGGGCCTTGGTGTCATGGCGCTTAATGGTCATCGATATATCTCCTGACAGAAAACGGGAAAATCCAGATGATACCCTGGCATAGAAGGATAAAGCAGCCGATGTCGCCAAACTATTCGGCACAATCGATACACTTCAACACCACGGGATCTCCCTCCAGGCGCCGGGCCGCGATCCACTCGCCACAGGCGATGCATGCTCCGTACTCGCCCCGCTCGATCCGCGCCAGGGCCGAGGCGATGCGCGTCAGGGTCAGCTGACGGCGCTCCTCCTCGGCCTTGGCCATCGCCTGGCCCTGGAGGGCATCCATGCGCGACAACCGCCCCACCGAGGACTGATCCAGCATCACGGTCTCGCGGGCATCGCGACTGTCGGCGCTTTCCTCGCGCAGGGCGTCACGCATCGCCATCAGCCGTGCGGTGACGGTCGCCATGTTCAGGTCGGGATGGTTCATCTTCGGCTCCATGGGCAGGGAGTGCGGCACGGGCAGGCACACCCGGAATACGTTCTCGCCCTTACCTGTAAGCATTCGTCACCCGCCTCGACTGATCAAGGCATATCGACGCATCGCCTCGATGCGCGGTGGCACCACCGCCATGATGACCCACAGGAGAAAGACCATGAAGCGTTCCACCATGATGGCCGCCGTCCTCACCACCGCCCTGGCCCAGGCCGGCACCATGGCCGCCGCCCAGGCCGCCGGCGACTCGGAAGCGATGGAGAAGTGCTATGGCGTGGCTCTCGCCGGCCAGAACGACTGCAAGGCGGGACCGGGCACCACCTGCGCCGGCACCTCCACCGTGGACTACCAGGGCAATGCCTGGAAGCTGGTCCCGGAAGGCACCTGCACCAGCATCGAGACGCCCCACGGCAACGGCAGCCTGACCGAGATCGACCGCCCCTGAGGCTTCACCCGCCCGCCGGCCCGCCGGTTGGCGGGCCCCGTCGAGGAGACCGCCATGCCACTTCCCCTTGCTTCCGGCACCGTGGGCATCGGCCTCAAGCACCAGCATGCCGAGGCGCTGCTGGCCTCCCCGCAGCCGGTGGACTTCCTGGAGTTGCATGCCGAGAACTACATGGGTGCCGGGGGGCCGGTTCGCGAGCGGCTCGCCGCCATCGCCGAGGCCTATCCGCTCTCGGTGCATGGCGTGGGCCTGTCGCTGGGCAGCGCCGAGCGCCCCGATGCCTCCCACCTGGCGCGGCTCGTCCGGCTGGTGGAGGAACTGGATCCCGCCCTGGTCTCCGAGCACCTGGCCTGGAGCCGTCTGGAAGGCGACTACTACAACGA
The Halomonas sp. M4R1S46 DNA segment above includes these coding regions:
- a CDS encoding beta-ketoacyl-ACP synthase — its product is MSPRPCPPRQPCRLSPPAIVCSLGSEPAEIRVALAEGRRGLTTDDAYTPGRPLPLGRVVDPLPATDDWPMEHRSRNNRLLAAALARLEAPLRRVLAAHDPARIGVVIGTSTSGIAETEAALARAGKGPLPDSFRYARQELGSPARFVADRLGLAGPAYALSTACSSGARALASARRLLLAGECDAVIAGGADSLCRLTVNGFASLEAVSDRPCEPFSRHRDGIHLGEAAALFVVEAATGGIQLEGSGESADAYHVSAPRPDGGGALAAMREALAQAGRRPEEVDYLNLHGTGTPHNDRMEAAAIAALFPHPPACSSTKALTGHTLGAAGALEAAFCWLALDAGFLPRHVYDGHYDADLPALPLVTSAGAAGPRLALSNSFAFGGNNAALLLGRHD
- the fabG gene encoding 3-oxoacyl-ACP reductase FabG encodes the protein MNDSILITGSSRGIGRAIALRLARDGFDVVVHARRPSADAEAVVAQVRRAGGRARLLCFDVADRETARRVLEDDVAAHGAYYGLVCNAGIAADATFAAMTDEAWDSVLHTHLDGFHNVVKPLVLPLVRRRAPGRIVVMSSVSGLMGNRGQVNYSAAKAGLIGAAKALAVELASRGITVNCVAPGLIDTGMAEERLDAATLGQIPMRRAGSPDEVAALVSFLCSGEAGYITRQVFAVNGGLC
- a CDS encoding 4'-phosphopantetheinyl transferase superfamily protein, whose amino-acid sequence is MLSPREAPTLHLVIARVSPGRDRDAPSRRGRELLSRLARRRGLDCPVHGWSPRGSGPPCHPALPTGLHAALSHRDDRVVAGLADCPVGLDLEHARTRHARRLAALVARLPEPEVRRAILAAEDPPAAFYRAWTLHEALFKLASLAERPPAAVLATRLETLTAEQGPRAWQWQDDDWTLSLCTHATDLRIVAPAALSLTPLTAASLI
- a CDS encoding RidA family protein, translating into MTIKRHDTKARMSRAVIHNGVAYLCGQVAGPEARQGDITEQTESMLARLDALLEEIGSDREHLLTATLYLKEGHDFAAMNAVWDAWVPEDHAPARTCVCAPMPADELRVEITVTALVKGG
- a CDS encoding TraR/DksA family transcriptional regulator — translated: MLTGKGENVFRVCLPVPHSLPMEPKMNHPDLNMATVTARLMAMRDALREESADSRDARETVMLDQSSVGRLSRMDALQGQAMAKAEEERRQLTLTRIASALARIERGEYGACIACGEWIAARRLEGDPVVLKCIDCAE
- a CDS encoding DUF2282 domain-containing protein, with protein sequence MKRSTMMAAVLTTALAQAGTMAAAQAAGDSEAMEKCYGVALAGQNDCKAGPGTTCAGTSTVDYQGNAWKLVPEGTCTSIETPHGNGSLTEIDRP